ATTTTGGACACCAGTTTCCACAGGACTATTCGATATAGGTTTTACTCTCAATACCGGTGGTATAAAACTTTGTGCTGTACCCAGATCCCCTCTTGGGGTTTGCATCTAATAAGGTGAATATCCTAGATTAGATGAGCTATCAAACTTTAATGAAAGTAAAGTGAGCACTAATCctaccttatttttttttgggttcACAGAGtactaatattattaattcaataGTGAATAAATGAATCTTACTTTTGATTTTGACGTGGGTAATGATGCGCCAGTAACAAGGCCCAAAATACTGATGACTAGTCCAATAAGTTGCACTGCAGCAAGTGGAGAAGAACCTCTACGCACTAAACCTAGCGCTAGAAGAGTTGTTTGAGCTAAAATAGGAGCAGCACCTGCTGCTGAGGCAGCTGCTCCAGCAAGTCTGCCACCACCTACACTAGGTCCGTAAGCAAAGGACAGATTATGTCTGTCaacctgtgaaaaaaaaaaataaccaaataaaTCAGAAGTTACCAAGGATATCAATTACGTAGATTTTTCTATGATTGAAAACAGGTAATTTAGAATtgatatcattttttaaattcagttTCCACATACCAGGTGTTTGACACATAAGTACAACAATCCAAACGGTGTTATCAACGGACAGGCTACACTGTAGACCGTAGTCATGGTAAAGACAAGTAATAGCCATGCATAGTGGGCTCCAAGTGGAAATTCCCATAATACTGCTCTCCTGACTGCAACACGTTCAGCTCGACTTCTGGCTATGCATAATCTGAATGTGTACAGAGCTAGTTCAGGAAACCTCACTAATTCCAACCCACACCCCACAAGCGCGGCAGTCACTACGTAGTTCACGAATAGAGCACCCTAATAAAGTAGgtgaattaatttaattttaagatACAGTTGCTTAAATGAATaggaaaaaattccaaatggTACTTTACCTGATCTGGTAAAAATACACACTCCCACCTATTTGATGTGCCATTACCAGCATTAACTGTCCAACTTAAAAGTGCTTGTGCACTGGTCAATCCCAGACTTGGCAGTATGAGGACCATCAGTAGTAGCAGGAGTAAAGTTTTTCGCATAACTGCTCGATTTAAACCACTTCTAGTCCAATGTTTTACCAACGCTTCACTTTTGCCTACCAACGCTGGCATCACAGCAGCTACGCTTACTAACATCACTGTTGGCAAGAAGGAGGAAACTATGGGACTCAGATTACTTATTTCTCCTGTAATTGGTATTTTATTCAAAGCTGATACTATGACCTAAAGGGTGAAAAGAATATTGAGGTAATGAGTTTTCATCGAATTCCATCAGTATTCTATAATTAGTAGAAGTATGTTTTTGAATTCAAATGACTTACTGCGGGTGTGGTAAGGAAGAACAAGATTGCACCAAGTAtcaaattgattaaaatggcATTGAGGTACCAGCAAGGTCTAGCTATGCttaaattttcccaaaatATGTCTGATGGTGCTGGAGCATAATTAACTGACCATTTTATAGTGGGAGATACTCTCAATTGTCTTTTCATACTTCTAGCTGCACCTGGTGTacctgaaaaatttgaaaataagtatTCCTAGTGCAAGCCACAGGTTATTTAATCAGAAATTACTCAACCACTTATACAGAAAGCAACTTTTGCATTGTACAACTTCGAGAATTTCCTTCCACATACCTAATGTAACAAATGCCATCCCTAGTGGCCTAGCTAAAGCTGCTTTTCTTTCCTCATCTACCAATGCAGTCAGCT
The sequence above is drawn from the Neodiprion pinetum isolate iyNeoPine1 chromosome 2, iyNeoPine1.2, whole genome shotgun sequence genome and encodes:
- the Tmem63 gene encoding calcium permeable stress-gated cation channel 1 isoform X1, encoding MDDYNDTWLGWDSPSPDTCIPIPRHNATIITDVYSGIPENLLLNTIGFMILVLIFGLLRKRAWNYGRLALLQKSDNRWTELFYGDNDGREIDVVSVEASVNSQLSHVDRGFLSWIVTAFRITDEELLRRAGPDGLLYVSFERYLIMLTALMTAAALCIALPINFHGNFLSNGTRFGHTTLSNIDPNSDWVWVHSLLILSYLPIGCIIMRRFTKQVRDARPAGELAARTLLITDIPKHQCNVEALTQYFREAFPTLTVEDVTLAHDIKRLTELDLQRDCAEQARLYCENYAKQRPPLKMYPYPCGEVLGCCCHTVDAQDFYALEEFKLTALVDEERKAALARPLGMAFVTLGTPGAARSMKRQLRVSPTIKWSVNYAPAPSDIFWENLSIARPCWYLNAILINLILGAILFFLTTPAVIVSALNKIPITGEISNLSPIVSSFLPTVMLVSVAAVMPALVGKSEALVKHWTRSGLNRAVMRKTLLLLLLMVLILPSLGLTSAQALLSWTVNAGNGTSNRWECVFLPDQGALFVNYVVTAALVGCGLELVRFPELALYTFRLCIARSRAERVAVRRAVLWEFPLGAHYAWLLLVFTMTTVYSVACPLITPFGLLYLCVKHLVDRHNLSFAYGPSVGGGRLAGAAASAAGAAPILAQTTLLALGLVRRGSSPLAAVQLIGLVISILGLVTGASLPTSKSKMQTPRGDLGTAQSFIPPVLRVKPISNSPVETGVQNSTATLSSGIVDDLSNVPVDPNMVVMQESPRLYQDYGREPRV
- the Tmem63 gene encoding calcium permeable stress-gated cation channel 1 isoform X2, translated to MDDYNDTWLGWDSPSPDTCIPIPRHNATIITDVYSGIPENLLLNTIGFMILVLIFGLLRKRAWNYGRLALLQKSDNRWTELFYGDNDGREIDVVSVEASVNSQLSHVDRGFLSWIVTAFRITDEELLRRAGPDGLLYVSFERYLIMLTALMTAAALCIALPINFHGNFLSNGTRFGHTTLSNIDPNSDWVWVHSLLILSYLPIGCIIMRRFTKQVRDARPAGELAARTLLITDIPKHQCNVEALTQYFREAFPTLTVEDVTLAHDIKRLTELDLQRDCAEQARLYCENYAKQRPPLKMYPYPCGEVLGCCCHTVDAQDFYALEEFKLTALVDEERKAALARPLGMAFVTLGTPGAARSMKRQLRVSPTIKWSVNYAPAPSDIFWENLSIARPCWYLNAILINLILGAILFFLTTPAVIVSALNKIPITGEISNLSPIVSSFLPTVMLVSVAAVMPALVGKSEALVKHWTRSGLNRAVMRKTLLLLLLMVLILPSLGLTSAQALLSWTVNAGNGTSNRWECVFLPDQGALFVNYVVTAALVGCGLELVRFPELALYTFRLCIARSRAERVAVRRAVLWEFPLGAHYAWLLLVFTMTTVYSVACPLITPFGLLYLCVKHLVDRHNLSFAYGPSVGGGRLAGAAASAAGAAPILAQTTLLALGLVRRGSSPLAAVQLIGLVISILGLVTGASLPTSKSKDIHLIRCKPQEGIWVQHKVLYHRY